A portion of the Calothrix sp. 336/3 genome contains these proteins:
- a CDS encoding SDR family oxidoreductase translates to METALITGASSGIGEAFAEELAARQMNLVLVARSAEKLQQLAQTLQAKYGVRVDVIPLDLTTANAASVIFDTTQSLGITIDLLINNAGFGDYGEFSSRQGDRQVQMIQLNVLALVDLTHKYLPLMRDRRGGSIINVASIAAFQPLPYMSVYAASKAFVRSFSEALWAENRQYGIKVLASCPGPTETNFAQEARFPAAMTGKTQKVSTSEEVVKETLAALAANESTVVIGGAISQLITRIGAFVPRKVFLQSLEKTFRF, encoded by the coding sequence ATGGAAACTGCGTTAATTACAGGTGCTTCTAGCGGTATTGGTGAAGCGTTTGCAGAGGAATTAGCCGCACGTCAGATGAATTTAGTATTAGTTGCTCGTTCGGCAGAGAAATTGCAGCAATTAGCCCAAACATTGCAAGCAAAGTATGGAGTCCGAGTAGACGTTATACCCTTAGACTTAACTACAGCCAATGCAGCATCAGTGATATTTGATACAACTCAATCCTTGGGAATCACCATTGATTTATTAATTAACAATGCAGGTTTTGGTGATTATGGGGAATTTTCCTCTAGGCAGGGCGATCGCCAAGTACAAATGATACAGTTAAACGTTCTGGCATTAGTCGATTTAACCCACAAATATTTGCCTTTAATGCGCGATCGCCGTGGTGGTAGTATTATCAATGTTGCTTCCATTGCTGCCTTTCAACCCCTTCCCTATATGTCTGTCTATGCTGCGAGCAAAGCCTTTGTCCGTAGTTTTAGTGAGGCACTGTGGGCAGAAAATCGCCAGTATGGCATTAAAGTTTTAGCATCCTGTCCGGGACCAACGGAAACAAATTTCGCTCAGGAAGCACGTTTTCCGGCTGCGATGACAGGTAAAACCCAAAAAGTTTCCACATCAGAAGAGGTAGTAAAAGAAACACTAGCTGCCCTAGCCGCAAATGAATCAACGGTAGTGATTGGTGGAGCAATCAGCCAGTTAATTACTAGGATAGGGGCATTTGTACCACGAAAAGTCTTCTTGCAAAGCTTAGAAAAAACGTTTCGATTTTAA
- a CDS encoding adenylate/guanylate cyclase domain-containing protein — MTELRLTVQEGNTEKNVTVTKDVFIMGRLPECDLYLPFGGVSRSHARLVKTGDGNWTVEDMGSKNGTQLGDRHVTTPLQIRHGDVIWLGDISVVVYLHDSQVKLSDSQIDTSEQRTIMHNVQELQQQWIQADNYDDDIKKKDKSIARLKDLVDIAKNLSAAASIQEIFSQVQKVVFRYLKSIDRLALLIDVTGSGKLELLNAATRTVEEEYLPGDGSWISRSICQKVFEEKVAIQTADAQHDERFAGEHSILIKDIRSAMAVPLWDESKVVGVLYADAHLSSYHWAKEGEEELSFFSALANLVASSVQRWLLAEKLKSEEVIRQRLERYHSPAVVQQLIAVGALPDGRLPPQESEISILFADIVGFTAMSERFTPTEIAELLNNLFEEMIQEVFAYGGTLDKYIGDCIMAFFGAPEPQADHADRAVNAALKMLTRLETLNEGNFWQEPLQLRIAVNSGKAVVGDVGSSQRVDYTALGATINLAARMEGICSPGECVVSEVTYKMLSQNTAFHEMGDYQFKGINRLVKIYQTQFQPLGID, encoded by the coding sequence ATGACAGAATTGAGACTAACCGTACAAGAGGGGAATACAGAAAAGAATGTAACAGTCACCAAAGATGTGTTCATCATGGGTAGATTGCCAGAATGTGACTTGTATTTACCTTTTGGGGGAGTTTCCCGTTCCCATGCACGTCTAGTCAAAACAGGTGATGGTAATTGGACAGTTGAAGATATGGGTAGTAAAAATGGTACCCAGTTGGGCGATCGCCATGTCACCACACCCTTACAAATACGTCACGGAGATGTGATTTGGCTAGGGGATATCAGTGTTGTTGTGTATTTGCATGATTCACAAGTCAAGCTCTCAGACAGTCAAATTGACACCTCCGAACAACGGACAATCATGCACAACGTGCAAGAATTACAACAACAATGGATTCAAGCAGATAATTATGACGATGACATCAAGAAGAAAGATAAAAGTATTGCCCGTCTCAAAGATTTAGTCGATATTGCCAAAAATCTCTCCGCAGCAGCTTCTATCCAAGAAATTTTTTCCCAAGTTCAAAAAGTCGTCTTCCGTTATCTCAAAAGTATCGACCGTTTAGCCCTATTAATTGATGTCACCGGCAGTGGTAAGCTGGAATTACTCAACGCTGCCACTCGAACTGTTGAGGAAGAATATTTACCCGGTGATGGTAGTTGGATTAGTCGCAGCATCTGTCAGAAAGTTTTTGAGGAAAAAGTCGCCATTCAAACGGCAGACGCACAGCATGATGAACGATTTGCCGGCGAGCATAGCATCTTAATTAAAGATATTCGTAGTGCTATGGCAGTACCCCTATGGGATGAAAGCAAAGTTGTTGGAGTACTTTATGCCGATGCTCACCTTTCATCCTACCATTGGGCAAAGGAAGGAGAAGAGGAACTTAGCTTTTTCTCTGCTCTAGCTAACTTAGTTGCTTCCAGTGTGCAACGTTGGTTGCTTGCAGAAAAACTCAAAAGTGAAGAAGTTATCCGTCAACGTCTCGAACGTTATCACTCTCCCGCAGTAGTACAACAATTAATTGCAGTTGGTGCATTACCCGACGGACGTTTACCACCCCAAGAAAGCGAAATCAGCATTCTCTTTGCCGATATTGTTGGGTTTACAGCCATGTCGGAACGATTCACACCTACAGAAATCGCCGAATTATTAAACAATCTCTTTGAAGAAATGATTCAAGAGGTGTTTGCCTACGGTGGAACCTTGGATAAATATATCGGTGATTGTATTATGGCATTTTTTGGCGCACCGGAACCTCAAGCAGACCATGCCGATCGCGCAGTTAATGCAGCATTGAAAATGTTAACTCGCTTGGAAACTCTCAACGAAGGTAATTTTTGGCAAGAACCTTTACAACTCAGGATTGCTGTCAACAGTGGTAAAGCAGTTGTGGGAGATGTAGGTAGTTCCCAACGGGTAGATTATACTGCCCTGGGAGCAACTATTAACCTCGCCGCTCGCATGGAAGGTATCTGCTCCCCTGGGGAATGTGTTGTCAGTGAAGTCACTTATAAAATGTTATCGCAAAATACCGCCTTCCATGAAATGGGCGATTATCAATTTAAAGGAATTAACCGCTTAGTCAAGATTTATCAAACACAATTTCAACCACTGGGAATTGATTAG